In Gossypium arboreum isolate Shixiya-1 chromosome 5, ASM2569848v2, whole genome shotgun sequence, a single genomic region encodes these proteins:
- the LOC108452426 gene encoding coniferyl alcohol acyltransferase-like yields MGAKADFTVTVSKEEILAAVLPLQQHWLPLSNLDLILPPVNVGVFFCYKKPEGSIVSFTSMASVLKEAMAQTLVYYYAFAGEVVANTVGEPELLCNNRGVDFAEAYADVELRDLDLHNPDESIEGKLVPEKKHGVLSVQATELRCGGIVVACTFDHRIADAYSANMFLVSWAEMARFKSISLVPSFQRSLMNPRRPGCIAPSLDHMYVPISSLPPPKQQRQSTDHLISRIYYITSEQINEFQSLACTNGYKRTKLESFSAFLWKLIAVLAAKDGFKCSKMGIVVDGRVRLGEGDEEKASSMSCYFGNVLSIPFAGQRVSELIEKPLWWVANQVHDFLEQAVTKEHFLGLIDWVEAHRPEPALSKIYSNGSEEGPAFVVSSGQRFPVSKVDFGWGRPVLGSYHFPWGGDSGYVMPMPSPGREGDWVVYMHLLKRQLELIEAEASDVLRPLTSDYLELD; encoded by the exons ATGGGCGCAAAAGCAGATTTTACGGTGACGGTGAGCAAGGAGGAAATTCTGGCAGCAGTGTTACCATTGCAGCAACACTGGCTACCACTCTCTAACCTTGACTTGATTCTGCCTCCCGTCAACGTGGGAGTTTTCTTTTGTTACAAGAAACCAGAAGGCAGCATCGTGAGCTTCACTTCCATGGCCAGTGTCCTGAAGGAAGCCATGGCTCAGACTCTGGTCTACTACTACGCCTTTGCGGGTGAGGTTGTGGCTAACACTGTGGGCGAACCCGAGCTGCTTTGTAACAACCGTGGGGTGGATTTCGCAGAAGCTTATGCTGATGTTGAGCTTCGAGACCTCGACTTGCATAACCCTGATGAAAGCATTGAAGGCAAACTCGTACCTGAGAAGAAACATGGAGTGCTCTCAGTTCAG GCAACAGAACTTAGATGCGGCGGAATAGTGGTGGCATGCACATTTGATCATCGAATAGCAGATGCCTACTCAGCCAACATGTTTCTTGTATCATGGGCTGAAATGGCTCGATTCAAGTCAATCTCTTTGGTACCCTCTTTTCAAAGGTCTCTGATGAACCCCAGGCGTCCAGGGTGCATCGCCCCCTCCTTGGATCACATGTATGTGCCCATCTCCTCATTACCACCCCCTAAACAGCAACGTCAATCCACTGATCATCTCATTAGTCGCATATATTACATCACTTCGGAGCAAATCAACGAATTTCAATCACTAGCCTGCACTAATGGATACAAAAGGACCAAGCTTGAGTCTTTCAGTGCCTTCCTATGGAAACTGATAGCAGTCCTTGCTGCCAAGGACGGTTTCAAGTGTAGCAAGATGGGGATTGTGGTGGATGGAAGGGTCAGATTAGGTGAAGGAGATGAAGAGAAAGCGAGTTCAATGAGTTGCTATTTCGGAAATGTTCTTTCCATTCCGTTTGCAGGGCAGAGAGTAAGTGAACTGATAGAGAAACCGTTGTGGTGGGTGGCTAATCAGGTACATGACTTCCTGGAGCAAGCAGTGACAAAGGAACACTTCCTGGGACTGATTGACTGGGTTGAAGCTCATCGTCCTGAGCCAGCACTATCTAAGATATATAGCAATGGCAGCGAGGAGGGACCGGCTTTTGTAGTGTCATCGGGGCAGCGTTTCCCGGTTTCGAAAGTGGATTTCGGATGGGGTAGGCCTGTATTAGGGTCATACCATTTTCCTTGGGGAGGGGATTCCGGATATGTCATGCCGATGCCGAGTCCTGGTAGAGAAGGTGATTGGGTGGTGTACATGCACCTCTTAAAAAGGCAGTTGGAGCTGATAGAGGCGGAAGCTAGCGATGTGTTGAGGCCCCTTACTTCAGATTACCTTGAACTTGATTAA